The proteins below come from a single Bactrocera dorsalis isolate Fly_Bdor chromosome 5, ASM2337382v1, whole genome shotgun sequence genomic window:
- the LOC105223603 gene encoding uncharacterized protein LOC105223603, which yields MAILLVHLRRLILLMSIVYLSGTVMRRLLSESRHNYLQHINGKTFAARHLHFQAWAYIYTAYAYLVLVNYVSVRRLTNLLEFFLT from the coding sequence ATGGCAATTTTGCTGGTCCATCTTCGGCGCCTCATTCTGCTGATGAGTATCGTCTATTTGAGCGGCACGGTGATGCGTCGCCTGCTGAGCGAATCGCGGCACAACTACTTGCAGCACATCAATGGCAAGACGTTCGCCGCCCGGCATTTGCACTTCCAGGCCTGGGCCTATATTTACACCGCCTATGCCTATTTGGTCTTGGTCAACTATGTGAGCGTAAGGCGGCTCACCAATTTGTTGGAATTCTTTCTCACCTGA